Proteins encoded by one window of Aliivibrio wodanis:
- a CDS encoding putative 2OG-Fe(II) oxygenase yields the protein MKLEAIDYTAENAAELFVKSLRETGFGVLKNHPIQQELVQSIYDNWYEFFNSEEKENFQFNVETQDGFFPASVSEVAKGHTKKDIKEYYHYYPTGQCPEQLKAQIQEYYDNANVLAAELLSWVEAHSPEDVSALYSQSLSSMVENNDKTLLRILHYPPLEGDEELGAIRAGAHEDINLLTVLPAANEPGLQVKTKEGDWLDVPCDFGNLIINIGDMLQEASGGYYPSTTHRVINPEGSDKTKSRISLPLFLHPKPDVVLSERHTANSYLMERLRELGVI from the coding sequence ATGAAATTAGAAGCAATTGATTACACTGCTGAGAATGCAGCCGAGCTGTTTGTTAAATCACTGCGTGAGACAGGGTTTGGCGTATTAAAAAATCACCCAATTCAACAAGAACTTGTACAAAGCATCTATGACAATTGGTATGAATTCTTTAACAGCGAAGAAAAAGAGAACTTCCAGTTTAATGTAGAAACTCAAGATGGATTTTTCCCTGCGTCGGTATCAGAAGTCGCAAAGGGGCACACTAAAAAAGACATTAAAGAGTACTACCATTACTACCCAACGGGTCAATGTCCTGAGCAGTTAAAAGCACAGATTCAAGAGTATTACGATAACGCGAATGTACTAGCTGCTGAGCTATTGTCTTGGGTTGAAGCGCACTCACCAGAAGACGTATCTGCATTGTACTCTCAATCGCTTTCTAGCATGGTTGAAAACAATGATAAGACATTACTTCGTATTCTTCATTACCCACCGTTAGAAGGCGATGAAGAGCTTGGTGCTATCCGAGCTGGTGCACATGAAGACATTAACTTATTAACAGTGCTCCCAGCAGCTAATGAGCCGGGTTTACAAGTTAAGACTAAAGAAGGTGATTGGTTAGATGTGCCTTGTGATTTTGGTAACTTAATCATCAATATTGGTGATATGTTGCAAGAAGCATCAGGGGGTTATTACCCATCAACAACGCACCGAGTTATTAACCCTGAAGGCTCGGATAAAACGAAATCTCGTATCTCATTACCGTTGTTCTTACATCCAAAGCCTGACGTTGTTTTATCAGAGCGTCACACAGCAAACAGTTACCTAATGGAGCGTCTACGTGAGTTAGGTGTGATTTAA
- a CDS encoding membrane protein: protein MKRLLSIAALMFVFVLSAPHAEAKKFGGGKSFGKSFKTAPAPKQKQQNTNTIGKQDTAKGASSKKGLMGGLLGGLLMGGLLASIFAGGGFEGIQFMDILIMAGVAFVLFKLFRMFMASKASSINQRQGAAYAGPQASHDEKPSFRDNQQYFQADQEQPKTQATGGFGATAADEVPHNYPPGFDLQSFINGSREHYRILQGAWNHNQLETIQEYVSISLYNDLVKERANLEGEQHTDVMFVDAEVVRAEHDASSAQLSLQFSGRYRDSVEGVEEEITDIWHLERDLTQPDAPWLIIGIQA from the coding sequence ATGAAACGTCTTTTATCTATTGCTGCCCTAATGTTCGTTTTTGTTCTTTCTGCACCTCATGCAGAAGCAAAGAAATTTGGTGGTGGTAAATCATTTGGCAAAAGCTTTAAAACAGCGCCTGCGCCAAAACAGAAGCAACAAAACACGAATACCATTGGTAAGCAAGACACAGCTAAAGGCGCATCAAGCAAAAAAGGCTTAATGGGCGGATTACTTGGTGGTCTTCTTATGGGTGGTCTTTTAGCATCAATCTTTGCTGGCGGCGGCTTTGAAGGTATCCAGTTTATGGATATTCTAATCATGGCTGGTGTGGCATTTGTTCTGTTTAAGCTTTTCCGTATGTTTATGGCATCAAAGGCCAGCAGTATAAATCAGAGGCAAGGGGCAGCATACGCGGGCCCACAAGCATCTCACGACGAGAAACCAAGCTTCCGTGATAACCAGCAATATTTCCAAGCTGACCAAGAGCAACCAAAAACACAAGCTACTGGTGGTTTTGGTGCTACAGCGGCTGATGAAGTACCGCATAATTATCCACCAGGTTTTGATCTGCAATCTTTCATCAATGGTTCTCGCGAGCACTACCGAATTTTGCAAGGTGCATGGAACCATAACCAACTTGAAACGATTCAAGAGTACGTTTCAATTAGCTTATACAATGATCTAGTGAAAGAGCGTGCAAACCTGGAAGGCGAGCAACACACAGACGTAATGTTTGTCGATGCAGAGGTTGTACGTGCTGAACATGATGCAAGCAGTGCTCAGCTTAGTTTGCAATTCTCTGGTCGTTACCGCGATTCAGTGGAAGGTGTTGAAGAAGAAATTACAGACATCTGGCACTTGGAGCGTGACCTTACGCAGCCAGATGCACCATGGCTAATTATTGGTATTCAAGCTTAA
- a CDS encoding putative HTH-type transcriptional regulator, which produces MARRNDHSHQEIRDMALDNVKIFLDDHTHHELSLRKLAKSIGYVPSTLVNIFGSYNLLLLRAIAQTLDELMQQVHLELEKSSTPEDSLQTIAYCYYDFAQQHPNRWQLVFQHNMNGEELPDWQENRINQMMSVLEDILKAINPSKENAEIMQSSRVIWASVHGITLLSLDDLFFSSSPINGHQLITNLLSNYINQWKQS; this is translated from the coding sequence ATGGCCCGCAGAAACGACCATTCTCACCAAGAAATACGTGATATGGCCTTAGATAATGTAAAAATCTTTCTTGATGATCACACTCATCACGAACTCAGCTTACGAAAACTAGCAAAAAGCATTGGCTATGTACCGAGTACCTTAGTCAATATCTTTGGTAGCTATAACTTATTGCTGCTACGTGCAATAGCTCAAACACTAGATGAATTAATGCAACAGGTTCATCTAGAGTTAGAAAAAAGTTCAACTCCAGAGGACTCATTGCAAACAATTGCCTATTGCTATTATGATTTTGCTCAGCAGCATCCGAACCGTTGGCAGCTAGTATTTCAACACAATATGAATGGGGAAGAACTTCCTGATTGGCAAGAAAATCGGATCAATCAGATGATGTCGGTTCTCGAAGATATCCTTAAAGCAATTAATCCTAGTAAAGAAAACGCGGAGATAATGCAAAGTAGCCGAGTCATCTGGGCAAGTGTACATGGTATAACTCTGTTAAGCCTTGATGATCTTTTTTTCTCCTCATCACCTATTAATGGCCATCAGCTCATTACTAACTTATTATCGAACTATATCAATCAATGGAAGCAAAGTTAG
- a CDS encoding membrane associated acyltransferase encodes MSKQANLLTQRRFLPYFITQSLGAFNDNIFKNTLLLFVAFASADSLPISSNLFINLAAGLFILPFFLFSAPAGVLADKYEKSAYIQKVKLAEIAIMLFGAVAFILQDYTLLLILLFLMGTQSAFFGPVKYALLPQQLKQEELVSGNALVETGTFLAILLGTISAGIIASQEHAKYIAAGAVVTFSVLGYLSSRSIPYAKAIAPELEFKWKPIHQTKHTIRIAKLDKTVFLAIMGISWFWFLGASYLTQFPNYTHLHLNDNAITVTVLLALFSIGIAIGSLACDVLSKHRVELGIIPLGCLGLTIFGINLYLSTPNNPVDITGFMNILLSPELLPVFINLFFLGISGGLYIVPLYTLIQQRPKPEHRSQIIAANNIYNALFMVTSAVLGIVCLSIIELSIPQFFALLSIVNSLVALFLFNKVPVHVIRFLLWIITHTLYRVKHKELQHLPEEGGALLVCNHITYMDAFILSGASPRPIRFVMEEEYAELPLIKYFFRITRVIPINATKSSSIRRAFFDVEKALSDGEIVMIFPEGVLTHDGEIGSFLRGMDIILKRSPVPVIPMALRGLWGSFFSRHGGKAILKRPSRCWSRIEVVAGEPVPPHLATSKIMREKVIQLRGNCQ; translated from the coding sequence ATGTCAAAGCAAGCTAACTTGTTAACTCAGCGTCGTTTTCTCCCTTATTTTATTACTCAATCTCTAGGGGCATTTAACGACAATATTTTTAAAAATACCTTGTTACTTTTCGTTGCTTTCGCAAGTGCTGATAGTTTACCTATCTCTTCTAATTTATTTATTAACCTTGCTGCTGGTCTCTTTATCCTCCCTTTTTTTCTTTTCTCAGCTCCTGCTGGCGTATTGGCAGATAAATACGAAAAATCAGCTTATATCCAAAAAGTTAAGCTCGCTGAAATTGCAATTATGTTATTTGGTGCTGTAGCTTTTATCCTTCAAGATTATACTTTACTCCTTATTCTTTTATTTTTAATGGGGACGCAATCTGCTTTCTTTGGCCCAGTAAAATACGCACTCCTCCCTCAACAGTTAAAACAGGAAGAACTGGTATCTGGTAATGCATTAGTTGAAACAGGGACATTTCTTGCCATTTTATTAGGGACGATTAGCGCGGGTATAATAGCCTCACAAGAGCACGCTAAATATATTGCTGCCGGAGCGGTTGTTACTTTTTCCGTCTTGGGTTACCTCTCTAGCCGTTCAATCCCTTACGCTAAAGCCATCGCTCCTGAATTAGAATTTAAGTGGAAACCAATCCATCAAACCAAACATACTATCCGTATTGCCAAATTAGATAAGACCGTATTTCTAGCCATTATGGGGATCAGTTGGTTCTGGTTTTTAGGCGCGAGTTACTTAACTCAATTTCCAAACTATACTCATTTACACCTAAATGATAATGCAATTACCGTTACTGTATTGTTGGCTCTATTCTCGATTGGTATTGCTATTGGCTCTCTTGCGTGTGATGTTTTATCTAAACATCGAGTTGAGCTAGGTATAATTCCATTAGGATGTTTAGGGCTTACTATATTCGGTATCAACCTATACCTCTCAACACCGAATAACCCTGTTGATATTACAGGGTTTATGAACATTCTTCTGAGCCCTGAGTTATTACCTGTTTTTATTAATTTGTTTTTCTTAGGTATCAGTGGCGGTCTCTATATCGTTCCTTTATATACCTTAATTCAACAACGACCAAAACCAGAACACCGATCTCAAATCATTGCTGCTAATAATATTTACAACGCATTATTTATGGTAACTAGTGCAGTATTAGGCATCGTCTGTTTATCGATAATCGAGCTCTCTATCCCACAATTTTTTGCTCTACTTTCCATTGTAAATAGCCTGGTTGCACTCTTCTTATTCAATAAAGTTCCTGTGCATGTGATCCGTTTTTTACTTTGGATCATTACTCATACTTTATATCGAGTAAAACATAAAGAGCTGCAGCATCTTCCTGAAGAAGGCGGCGCGTTATTAGTCTGTAACCATATAACTTATATGGATGCATTTATTCTTAGTGGCGCATCCCCTCGCCCTATTCGCTTTGTGATGGAAGAAGAATACGCAGAACTCCCCCTGATTAAGTATTTTTTCCGTATAACTAGAGTTATACCTATTAATGCTACCAAAAGTAGTTCAATTAGACGTGCTTTTTTTGATGTTGAAAAGGCCTTGTCTGATGGGGAAATTGTGATGATCTTTCCAGAGGGTGTATTAACACATGATGGTGAAATAGGATCTTTTTTACGAGGGATGGATATAATTCTCAAACGTTCGCCTGTTCCGGTCATCCCGATGGCATTACGTGGTTTATGGGGAAGCTTTTTTAGTCGTCATGGAGGAAAAGCGATATTAAAACGTCCTAGTCGATGCTGGTCAAGAATAGAAGTGGTAGCCGGAGAACCCGTACCACCACATCTTGCGACATCAAAGATAATGCGTGAAAAAGTAATTCAACTACGCGGTAATTGTCAATGA
- the menE gene encoding O-succinylbenzoate-CoA ligase, which translates to MGKLISPHFTTWPWAKWGEERELEIALRDGSNVWTWSEVLIQINQYANGLLQQGVKRDDVVVGVAKSGIDLVWLQLACIRIGARFCAINPKTPSRQLHQLVTNISAKHIWFGEGQETISGTWHHLQLINAEYSVLAATWQPSRLATLTFTSGSTGLPKAVAHSASNHLHSAAGLLSWVEFDSCDSWLLSLPLFHVSGLAIVWRWLLSGATLVMPTEEGLLNDLCEVTHASLVPTQLKRILRSEDLPRLALKRVLLGGAFISTELTNEAQEKGIECWVGYGMTEMSSTVAAKLADGKPGVGNVLPYRELRIENGEILVRGEALALGYFRLSGIMNITNEEGWFSSKDLGHAVGAELYIHGRVDNMFISGGENIHPEKIEQALLKHTAIEHAIVIDVVDSEFGQRPVAVINTQSELTFKELQLFLQDTLTKFECPIRYEILPEHLLGTGIKISRQQVREWLHSLTITA; encoded by the coding sequence ATGGGAAAACTGATCTCACCACACTTTACTACCTGGCCTTGGGCTAAATGGGGCGAAGAGCGTGAACTTGAAATTGCGCTTCGTGATGGCTCTAATGTATGGACTTGGTCTGAAGTTTTAATACAGATTAATCAATACGCTAACGGTTTATTGCAGCAAGGCGTTAAGCGTGATGACGTGGTTGTTGGTGTCGCTAAAAGTGGGATTGATCTCGTTTGGTTACAGTTAGCGTGTATTCGTATCGGTGCACGTTTTTGTGCTATCAACCCTAAGACTCCTAGTCGTCAACTTCATCAATTAGTAACCAATATCTCTGCTAAGCATATTTGGTTTGGTGAAGGACAAGAGACCATCTCAGGAACTTGGCATCATTTACAGTTAATTAACGCAGAATACAGTGTGTTAGCAGCAACATGGCAGCCAAGTCGATTAGCTACGCTAACATTTACCTCAGGTTCTACTGGGTTACCAAAAGCTGTTGCCCATAGTGCTAGTAACCATTTGCACTCTGCTGCCGGCCTGTTAAGTTGGGTCGAGTTTGATAGTTGTGACTCGTGGTTATTGTCACTACCTTTATTTCACGTCTCTGGTTTGGCGATTGTATGGCGTTGGCTGCTCTCTGGAGCAACGCTGGTTATGCCAACAGAAGAAGGGTTACTGAATGATCTTTGTGAAGTGACTCATGCCTCATTAGTTCCAACACAACTTAAACGTATTTTAAGGAGTGAAGATCTTCCTCGGCTTGCTTTAAAGCGAGTTTTACTTGGTGGTGCATTTATTTCAACAGAGCTAACCAATGAAGCTCAAGAAAAAGGCATAGAGTGCTGGGTTGGTTATGGAATGACAGAAATGTCTTCGACAGTAGCGGCAAAATTGGCTGATGGTAAACCTGGAGTTGGTAATGTTTTACCTTATCGCGAATTACGTATAGAAAATGGCGAAATATTAGTAAGGGGTGAAGCATTAGCGTTAGGCTATTTCCGTTTATCTGGCATTATGAATATTACTAATGAGGAAGGTTGGTTCTCAAGTAAAGATCTTGGTCATGCTGTAGGTGCAGAGCTATATATTCATGGTCGTGTTGATAATATGTTTATTTCTGGTGGAGAAAATATTCATCCAGAAAAAATAGAACAAGCCTTACTTAAGCACACTGCGATTGAGCACGCAATTGTCATTGATGTTGTGGATAGTGAGTTTGGTCAGCGTCCTGTTGCTGTTATTAACACTCAGAGTGAACTTACATTTAAAGAGCTTCAGTTATTTTTACAAGATACGCTGACAAAGTTTGAATGCCCAATTCGTTATGAAATATTACCAGAACACTTATTAGGAACTGGTATTAAAATATCACGACAACAAGTAAGAGAGTGGCTTCACTCATTGACAATTACCGCGTAG
- the menC gene encoding O-succinylbenzoate-CoA synthase codes for MKAAKIYQYQLPMDSGVILREQRLQQRDGLIIELRDGTQCGKGEIAPLPEFSQETLEQAREDLLSLTQAWLNGEELDLDANCPSVAFGFSMALLELEGGLPQEGNYQAAPLCSGDPDDLVVKLNEMSGKKIAKIKVGLYEAIRDGMVANMFLELIPDLSLRLDANRNWTPKKAEQFANYVSPQFRSRIEFLEEPCHTPEESLAFSQATGIAIAWDETVRDDGFGVSAQEGVKAIVIKPTMVGSIEKCLALVEEAHQLGMQAVISSSLESSLALTQLARLAAWKTPDTIPGLDTIDLFKMQLDTPWPNCQLPLNTLSELKIVWEN; via the coding sequence ATGAAAGCAGCCAAGATATATCAATACCAACTCCCTATGGACAGTGGAGTTATTCTTCGTGAACAACGTCTTCAACAACGAGATGGCTTGATCATTGAATTACGTGATGGAACACAGTGTGGCAAAGGGGAAATCGCACCTCTGCCTGAATTCAGTCAAGAAACATTAGAGCAAGCGCGTGAAGATTTATTGTCACTGACGCAAGCGTGGCTAAATGGTGAAGAGCTGGATCTTGATGCGAATTGCCCATCGGTAGCATTTGGCTTTAGCATGGCATTGTTAGAGCTTGAAGGCGGCTTACCGCAAGAAGGTAATTACCAAGCGGCACCATTATGCTCAGGTGATCCTGATGATTTAGTGGTTAAGCTTAATGAGATGAGTGGCAAAAAAATCGCGAAAATCAAAGTCGGCTTATATGAAGCGATCCGCGATGGAATGGTTGCGAATATGTTCTTAGAGCTTATTCCTGATCTCTCTTTACGTCTTGATGCTAACCGTAACTGGACACCAAAAAAAGCTGAGCAATTTGCTAATTACGTCAGTCCACAATTTCGCTCTCGTATCGAGTTCTTAGAAGAGCCTTGCCATACTCCAGAAGAGAGCTTGGCATTCTCACAAGCTACAGGTATTGCCATTGCTTGGGACGAAACAGTACGTGATGACGGATTTGGAGTAAGCGCTCAAGAAGGCGTAAAAGCGATTGTGATCAAACCAACCATGGTTGGCTCAATAGAGAAATGTTTGGCCCTTGTTGAAGAGGCGCATCAGTTAGGTATGCAGGCTGTGATTAGCTCAAGCTTGGAATCAAGCCTTGCATTAACACAGTTAGCGCGATTGGCTGCATGGAAAACACCAGACACGATCCCAGGTTTAGATACTATCGATCTTTTTAAAATGCAATTAGACACGCCATGGCCTAATTGTCAGTTACCACTGAATACATTATCAGAGCTTAAGATTGTATGGGAAAACTGA
- the menB gene encoding naphthoate synthase — translation MARTVGISEQELYAPVDWTDCTAQYEDIQYHKSADGIAKITIARPQVRNAFRPGTVKEMIDALADARYDEKVGVIILTGLGEDAFCSGGDQKIRGDYGGYRDDSGTHHLNVLDFQRQIRTCPKPVIAAVAGYAVGGGHVLHMMCDLTIAAENAQFGQTGPKVGSFDGGWGASYMARIVGQKKAREIWFLCRFYDAQEALDMGLVNTVVPVADLEKETVRWCRETLQHSPMALRCLKAALNADCDGQAGLQELAGNATMMFYMTEEGQEGRNAFNEKRRPDFDKFPRNP, via the coding sequence ATGGCGAGAACTGTTGGCATTTCAGAACAAGAACTTTACGCTCCAGTAGATTGGACAGATTGCACGGCTCAATACGAAGATATTCAATATCATAAATCGGCTGATGGCATCGCGAAAATCACTATCGCACGTCCACAAGTACGTAACGCTTTCCGTCCTGGTACGGTAAAAGAGATGATCGATGCGCTGGCGGATGCTCGTTATGACGAGAAAGTTGGCGTTATTATTCTTACTGGTTTAGGCGAAGATGCATTCTGTTCAGGCGGTGATCAGAAGATCCGTGGTGATTACGGCGGCTACCGTGATGACAGTGGTACACACCACTTAAACGTCTTGGATTTCCAACGCCAAATTCGTACGTGTCCAAAACCAGTTATTGCTGCTGTTGCTGGCTATGCGGTTGGTGGTGGTCATGTTCTGCATATGATGTGTGACTTAACTATTGCGGCTGAGAACGCACAATTTGGTCAAACAGGCCCTAAAGTGGGTTCTTTTGATGGCGGTTGGGGTGCTTCTTATATGGCTCGTATCGTTGGTCAGAAAAAAGCGCGTGAAATTTGGTTCTTATGTCGTTTCTATGATGCACAAGAAGCATTGGACATGGGCCTAGTAAACACGGTTGTCCCTGTTGCTGATTTAGAAAAAGAAACGGTTCGCTGGTGTCGTGAAACACTACAACACAGCCCAATGGCATTACGTTGCCTTAAAGCGGCATTAAATGCGGACTGTGATGGGCAAGCAGGCCTTCAAGAGTTAGCGGGTAACGCAACCATGATGTTCTACATGACTGAAGAAGGTCAAGAAGGTCGCAACGCCTTTAATGAAAAGCGTCGTCCTGATTTCGATAAATTCCCTCGTAATCCATAA
- a CDS encoding acyl-CoA thioester hydrolase, translating into MPLYSKCIEPKENTTQPCVVFLHGLLGSIGDWEKIASAIAKTHPVLLIDLPGHGHSRLINVSESHGFEQTCRLIVEQLESSPYQEFIFVGYSLGGRIAMYLNACVELQSNISLRGLCIEGGNFGLLSKEEKQARLNNDIRWAERFEQQPIADVLDDWYQQKVFSSLNPEQRQVLVAKRSDNLGKSIGMMLRSTSLAKQPYLLEALHRSTIPMLYICGEADNKFQHLAEQSQLTYQIIAQAGHNAHVEQPERFTHVLNTFLQQWK; encoded by the coding sequence ATGCCACTTTATTCTAAATGCATTGAGCCTAAAGAAAATACCACACAACCTTGCGTGGTATTTTTACACGGATTATTAGGCTCAATAGGTGATTGGGAAAAGATAGCGTCAGCGATAGCGAAAACTCACCCAGTGTTATTAATCGATCTTCCTGGTCATGGTCATAGTCGTTTAATTAATGTGTCTGAGAGTCATGGCTTTGAGCAAACTTGTCGCTTGATAGTAGAGCAACTTGAAAGCAGCCCTTATCAAGAATTTATTTTTGTGGGCTACTCCTTAGGTGGGCGCATTGCTATGTATTTGAATGCGTGTGTTGAGTTGCAAAGCAATATCTCTCTTCGTGGCTTGTGCATTGAAGGGGGAAATTTTGGTTTGCTATCAAAAGAAGAGAAGCAAGCTCGATTGAATAATGACATTCGATGGGCTGAGCGATTTGAACAACAACCGATTGCTGATGTTTTAGACGATTGGTATCAACAAAAGGTATTTTCTTCACTAAACCCTGAGCAAAGACAAGTTTTAGTGGCTAAAAGAAGTGATAACCTTGGTAAGTCAATTGGGATGATGTTGAGATCTACATCACTGGCTAAGCAACCATATTTGCTTGAAGCCTTACATCGTAGCACCATTCCTATGCTTTATATTTGCGGCGAAGCAGATAACAAATTTCAACACTTGGCTGAGCAAAGTCAATTAACGTATCAAATCATTGCTCAGGCGGGTCATAACGCTCATGTGGAACAGCCCGAACGCTTTACACATGTACTTAATACATTCTTACAACAATGGAAATAA
- the menD gene encoding menaquinone biosynthesis protein MenD — MMQPEQQVTLNQVWAELIIEELVRYGVKHVCIAPGSRSTPLTLAASEHQHLSIHTHFDERGLGFLALGIAKASKEAVAVIVTSGTAVANLLPSVAESGLTKEKLILLTADRPVELINCGANQAINQQGIFSSHVCHSLQLPSPSINIPAQWLLSRLDQACFAQQEQGGAIHINCPFPEPFYGKKDNDLVRDYLAPIQEWKEAFSAYIQQPRYSSVVTVSPQWMKTAQKKGIVIIGNVTLEEAQAAAKLAQELGWPVLADPQSGYYSSWAHYDLWLQNTACIELLADVECVLQFGARLVSKRLSAWLDKYQQDYYLIDPHFELLDASCHSHVRYRADITAWCQTHAESLTERDCFFDHAPSLLWSESLKVASLNALALARSMACHSETLSELSFALTIGQKAESCDWFIGNSLIVRLLDMVGELNQQHTYTNRGASGIDGLIATAVGVQRANQNPLLALVGDTSLLYDLNSLALLKQATQPVVIVVINNDGGGIFDLLPVDEKKKDDFYRMPHQLEFSHAAAMFGLAYHKPETLSCAMSMINEGLQQGIHLVEINTPAGQAGEELTRLFQTIQHATLF, encoded by the coding sequence ATGATGCAACCAGAGCAGCAAGTAACGCTAAACCAAGTTTGGGCTGAGTTGATTATTGAAGAGTTAGTTCGATATGGGGTGAAGCATGTTTGCATTGCTCCGGGATCACGCTCAACACCATTAACGCTTGCGGCTTCAGAGCATCAACATTTATCAATTCATACTCATTTTGATGAGCGTGGATTGGGTTTTCTTGCTCTTGGTATTGCTAAAGCCTCAAAAGAAGCGGTTGCGGTGATAGTGACATCAGGAACGGCGGTTGCGAATTTATTGCCTTCGGTTGCCGAATCAGGATTAACCAAAGAGAAGCTAATATTACTTACCGCAGATCGCCCCGTTGAATTGATTAACTGTGGTGCAAATCAAGCGATTAATCAACAAGGCATATTCTCATCTCATGTTTGTCATTCTCTTCAACTGCCATCACCAAGCATTAATATTCCAGCCCAGTGGTTATTAAGTCGATTAGATCAAGCCTGCTTTGCTCAGCAAGAGCAGGGTGGTGCCATTCATATTAACTGTCCTTTTCCAGAACCATTTTATGGCAAGAAAGATAATGATCTTGTTCGAGATTATCTTGCGCCTATTCAAGAATGGAAAGAGGCATTCTCAGCCTATATTCAACAACCTCGTTATTCTTCAGTTGTGACCGTATCACCTCAATGGATGAAAACAGCCCAGAAGAAAGGGATTGTGATTATCGGTAACGTCACGTTAGAAGAAGCACAAGCCGCGGCTAAATTAGCGCAAGAATTAGGATGGCCAGTATTGGCTGATCCACAATCTGGTTATTATTCATCGTGGGCGCATTACGATTTGTGGCTACAGAATACAGCCTGTATTGAATTACTTGCGGATGTTGAATGTGTACTTCAATTTGGTGCACGTCTAGTGTCTAAACGCTTAAGTGCATGGTTAGATAAATATCAACAAGATTACTACCTGATTGACCCACACTTTGAACTACTTGATGCCAGTTGTCATTCTCATGTTCGCTATCGTGCAGATATTACAGCATGGTGCCAGACTCATGCTGAAAGCTTAACCGAGCGAGATTGCTTCTTTGATCACGCCCCTTCTCTATTGTGGAGTGAGTCTTTAAAAGTGGCCTCTCTTAATGCGTTGGCGTTGGCTCGCTCTATGGCATGCCACAGTGAAACACTGTCAGAATTAAGCTTTGCACTTACCATAGGCCAGAAGGCTGAATCGTGTGATTGGTTCATCGGTAATAGTTTAATTGTTCGTTTGTTAGATATGGTCGGAGAGCTAAACCAACAACACACGTATACCAATCGTGGTGCCTCAGGCATTGATGGGTTAATCGCAACAGCAGTGGGTGTTCAACGAGCAAATCAAAATCCTTTGTTGGCTTTAGTCGGTGATACCTCTCTACTTTATGACTTGAATTCATTAGCATTATTAAAGCAAGCAACTCAACCGGTTGTCATTGTGGTCATCAATAATGATGGTGGTGGCATTTTTGATTTGCTGCCTGTTGATGAGAAGAAAAAAGATGATTTCTATCGTATGCCTCATCAACTAGAATTTAGTCACGCCGCTGCGATGTTTGGTTTGGCCTATCATAAGCCAGAAACACTAAGTTGTGCGATGTCGATGATTAATGAGGGACTACAACAGGGTATTCACTTAGTGGAAATTAACACCCCAGCAGGACAAGCTGGTGAAGAGTTAACGCGTTTATTCCAAACAATCCAACATGCCACTTTATTCTAA